Proteins encoded together in one Drosophila albomicans strain 15112-1751.03 chromosome 2R, ASM965048v2, whole genome shotgun sequence window:
- the LOC117576569 gene encoding oxidation resistance protein 1 isoform X23 produces MSRENSPRHGSIRRHLNNRDSPAGSSPGSPHHHSNHHYHHQHQHQHHQQQPPIMEHATGAPISTSASNIATVLEDGENPILPPLSGSGPSRQRSLRDRLKDGITGSFSWQSKSRSVDHGLAAPFDLDSLRSKVEQRFESVDKLSKQKSSLPTIPTISYTVGNRDTLTSVAARFDTTPSELTHLNRLNSSFIYPGQQLLVPDKSAKDDASTSSTGTNEGGGGGGGSISGKSSPIERKLSSDESKQEKDILEGLRPGSPKPGHIERVVGSNSFSNSQAEENADKSDDPVITQRFLKINVRHITDGQGVVGGVLLVTRNAVMFDPNVSDPLVIEHGPESYGVIAPMDLVVNAAIFHDIAHMRVAGGAGPSVAASSGAEAEKPEIYYPKPVLVEEDSKELSEQQADIETKRLEAEIGSLEITDDQESLCSSTGRDGDAFPKAFERERVEDTSTEAKDSAKTDAHDEEDEKKTLGLTNTRSTLEERRKSLLDHHWAIPSKDRSSEDEADNESNITVDSGARVQQDAVHSATSSLSGGVAAAIAGAAAATAASSASAASATGAVGLPPGVLPPAGIDLEHLEQLSKQSCYDSGIDIREPIPTIQPIPKKTVYSDADIVLSSDWVPPKTIVPTHFSESPPRSTILGQSLDAGGTRKKTSSVSFSVDDEAAQQAQAAAAAAAAAGDKQADKKNKMLKRLSYPLTWVEGLTGEGGAPPSAGGSLNKSADTDSAPNTGDSNQSVFSKVFSSSPITLVSELGGNLFSKTPSEESGGSPVPPLTPHSTHSEGHMTYGRSSIGTFIRPHSSEGTASSTKLKESKPQPPKLDYRSMVSMDDKPELFISVDKLIPRPARACSDPPLYFRLRMGKPIGKAIPQGTTVMSYGKNKLRAEYWFSVPKNRVDELYRFINTWVKHLYGELDEEQIKARGFELIQEDTEWTKSGTIKSGYSGSQDGEEIGDLTRESWELLKAPFAKTYKIIKTASHAASHDLELLGGEVLSMSTDEYRKTSLFATGSFELDFPIPDLIGKTEILTEEHREKLCAHLPARAEGYSWSLIFSTSQHGFALNSLYRKMARLESPVLIVIEDTEHNVFGALTSCSLHVSDHFYGTGESLLYKFNPSFKVFHWTGENMYFIKGNMESLSIGAGDGRFGLWLDGDLNQGRSQHCSTYGNEPLAPQEDFVIKTLECWAFV; encoded by the exons GAGCAAATCACGCAGTGTGGATCATGGCCTTGCAGCGCCTTTCGATTTGGATTCATTGCGCTCGAAAGTTGAGCAGCGCTTTGAGAGTGTCGACAAATTGTCAA AGCAAAAGTCTTCATTGCCCACCATACCCACCATTTCCTATACCGTGGGAAATCGCGACACACTGACCTCGGTGGCGGCACGTTTCGATACGACACCATCGGAGCTAACACATTTGAATCGCTTAAACAGCTCGTTTATCTACCCGGGCCAGCAGCTGTTGGTGCCCGATAAGAGTGCCAAAGACGATGCCTCGACTAGTTCGACGGGAACGAATGAAGGGGGCGGCGGTGGAGGCGGCAGCATCTCCGGCAAGTCGAGTCCCATAGAGCGCAAGTTGTCTAGCGATGAGAGCAAGCAGGAGAAAG ATATACTTGAGGGCCTGCGTCCCGGCTCCCCGAAGCCCGGACACATCGAGCGGGTCGtcggcagcaacagctttaGCAATAGCCAGGCTGAGGAGAATGCCGACAAGAGCGATGATCCTGTGATTACACAACGTTTTCTCAAGATCAATGTGCGACACATTACCGATGGCCAAGGTGTTGTTGGTGGCGTGTTGCTCGTCACACGCAATGCTGTCATGTTCGATCCGAATGTCAGTGATCCACTGGTGATCGAGCATGGTCCCGAAAGCTATGGCGTCATTGCACCTATGGATTTGGTTGTGAATGCGGCCATCTTTCATGACATTGCCCATATGCGAGTCGCTGGCGGCGCTGGACCGAGTGTTGCTGCCAGCAGCGGTGCTGAGGCCGAGAAGCCAGAGATCTATTATCCCAAACCAGTATTAGTTGAGGAGGACTCCAAGGAGTTGAGCGAGCAGCAGGCGGACATCGAGACCAAGCGTTTGGAGG CGGAAATTGGCTCGCTGGAAATCACCGATGATCAGGAGTCGCTTTGCTCCAGCACTGGTCGCGACGGCGACGCCTTTCCCAAGGCCTTTGAGCGTGAACGTGTCGAG GATACATCAACGGAAGCCAAAGATAGCGCTAAGACTGACGCTCACGATGAGGAGGATGAAAAGAAAACGCTCGGCCTGACAAACACACGCAGCACGCTTGAGGAGCGTCGCAAGAGTCTTTTGGATCATCACTGGGCCATTCCGAGCAAAGATCG ATCATCGGAAGACGAGGCCGATAACGAGTCCAACATCACCGTCGACAGCGGCGCACGTGTCCAGCAGGATGCAGTCCACTCGGCAACCAGTTCGCTTAGCGGTGGAGTTGCTGCCGCAATTGCTGGTGCTGCAGCCGCTACAGCAGCCTCTTCGGCATCGGCTGCAAGTGCAACTGGCGCTGTTGGCTTGCCGCCAGGCGTGTTGCCACCAGCTGGCATTGATTTGGAGCATCTGGAGCAGCTATCGAAGCAGTCGTGCTACGATTCGGGCATCGATATACGCGAGCCCATACCCACAATACAGCCGATACCAAAGAAAACCGTTTATAGTGACGCTGACATCGTGCTCAGCTCCGATTGGGTACCACCGAAGACCATTGTGCCGACGCACTTCAGCGAATCGCCGCCACGCAGCACAATACTGGGCCAGAGCTTGGATGCAGGCGGCACTCGCAAGAAGACCTCCAGCGTGAGCTTCAGCGTGGACGATGAGGCAGCTCAACAGGCGCAggcagctgccgcagcagccgctgcagctggTGACAAGCAGGCCGACAAGAAGAACAAG ATGCTAAAACGCCTCTCGTATCCATTGACCTGGGTGGAGGGACTCACAGGCGAGGGCGGTGCCCCGCCCAGCGCTGGCGGCAGCTTGAACAAGTCGGCGGACACTGATTCGGCGCCCAACACGGGCGATTCCAATCAAAGCGTATTTTCGAAAGTATTCTCAAG CTCGCCAATCACTCTGGTATCAGAGCTGGGCGGTAATCTATTTTCGAAAACACCGTCCGAAGAATCTGGTGGGTCGCCAGTGCCGCCATTGACACCTCACTCGACACATTCCGAGGGTCATATGACCTATGG GCGTTCGTCAATTGGCACTTTTATACGTCCACATTCGTCGGAGGGTACGGCGTCCAGCACAAAGCTGAAGGAGTCCAAGCCACAGCCACCCAAGCTGGACTATCGCTCCATGGTCTCCATGGACGACAAGCCGGAATTGTTTATCAGTGTGGACA AGCTTATACCTCGTCCAGCACGCGCCTGTTCTGACCCACCTTTGTATTTCCGCCTGCGCATGGGCAAACCCATTGGCAAGGCCATTCCACAGGGCACCACAGTGATGTCCTATGGCAAAAACAAGCTGCGCGCCGAATATTGGTTCAGTGTGCCTAAGAATCG CGTTGATGAGCTCTATCGCTTCATTAACACCTGGGTGAAACACCTGTACGGTGAACTGGACGAAGAGCAAATCAAGGCGCGCGGCTTTGAGCTAATCCAAGAGGATACCGAGTGGACAAAGAGCGGCACCATTAAGTCAGGCTACAGTGGCAGCCAGGATGGCGAGGAAATCGGCGATCTCACCCGTGAATCCTGGGAG CTTCTAAAGGCGCCCTTCGCCAAGACCTACAAGATCATAAAAACGGCTTCGCATGCCGCATCGCATGATTTGGAATTGTTGGGCGGCGAG GTGCTGTCTATGAGCACAGATGAATATCGCAAGACCTCACTCTTTGCAACTGGTTCCTTTGAATTGGACTTCCCCATCCCAGATCTTATTGGCAAAACAGAGATACTCACAGAAGAGCATCG CGAAAAACTTTGCGCTCATTTGCCAGCTCGCGCTGAGGGCTACTCGTGGTCCCTGATCTTTAGCACATCGCAACATGGTTTCGCCCTGAATTCGTTGTATCGCAAGATGGCGCGACTGGAGAGTCCAGTTCTTATTGTCATAGAGGATACAGAGCACAAT GTATTTGGTGCTTTGACCTCATGCTCGCTGCATGTGTCAGATCATTTCTATGGCACCGGCGAATCCCTGCTTTACAAGTTTAATCCCAGCTTCAAGGTATTTCATTGGACTGGTGAAAATATGTACTTTATCAAAGGCAACATGGAGAGTCTGTCAATTGGCGCTGGCGA CGGTCGGTTCGGTCTCTGGCTGGACGGTGATCTGAATCAGGGCCGGTCACAGCATTGCAGCACATATGGCAATGAGCCGTTGGCGCCACAAGAAGACTTTGTTATCAAAACACTCGAATGCTGGGCATTTGTTTAA
- the LOC117576569 gene encoding oxidation resistance protein 1 isoform X13, producing the protein MHTAVFWRNGDILEGLRPGSPKPGHIERVVGSNSFSNSQAEENADKSDDPVITQRFLKINVRHITDGQGVVGGVLLVTRNAVMFDPNVSDPLVIEHGPESYGVIAPMDLVVNAAIFHDIAHMRVAGGAGPSVAASSGAEAEKPEIYYPKPVLVEEDSKELSEQQADIETKRLEAEIGSLEITDDQESLCSSTGRDGDAFPKAFERERVEDTSTEAKDSAKTDAHDEEDEKKTLGLTNTRSTLEERRKSLLDHHWAIPSKDRYYLSNSRRSSEDEADNESNITVDSGARVQQDAVHSATSSLSGGVAAAIAGAAAATAASSASAASATGAVGLPPGVLPPAGIDLEHLEQLSKQSCYDSGIDIREPIPTIQPIPKKTVYSDADIVLSSDWVPPKTIVPTHFSESPPRSTILGQSLDAGGTRKKTSSVSFSVDDEAAQQAQAAAAAAAAAGDKQADKKNKMLKRLSYPLTWVEGLTGEGGAPPSAGGSLNKSADTDSAPNTGDSNQSVFSKVFSRRSSIGTFIRPHSSEGTASSTKLKESKPQPPKLDYRSMVSMDDKPELFISVDKLIPRPARACSDPPLYFRLRMGKPIGKAIPQGTTVMSYGKNKLRAEYWFSVPKNRVDELYRFINTWVKHLYGELDEEQIKARGFELIQEDTEWTKSGTIKSGYSGSQDGEEIGDLTRESWELLKAPFAKTYKIIKTASHAASHDLELLGGEVLSMSTDEYRKTSLFATGSFELDFPIPDLIGKTEILTEEHREKLCAHLPARAEGYSWSLIFSTSQHGFALNSLYRKMARLESPVLIVIEDTEHNVFGALTSCSLHVSDHFYGTGESLLYKFNPSFKVFHWTGENMYFIKGNMESLSIGAGDGRFGLWLDGDLNQGRSQHCSTYGNEPLAPQEDFVIKTLECWAFV; encoded by the exons ATGCACACCGCTGTCTTTTGGCGAAACGGAG ATATACTTGAGGGCCTGCGTCCCGGCTCCCCGAAGCCCGGACACATCGAGCGGGTCGtcggcagcaacagctttaGCAATAGCCAGGCTGAGGAGAATGCCGACAAGAGCGATGATCCTGTGATTACACAACGTTTTCTCAAGATCAATGTGCGACACATTACCGATGGCCAAGGTGTTGTTGGTGGCGTGTTGCTCGTCACACGCAATGCTGTCATGTTCGATCCGAATGTCAGTGATCCACTGGTGATCGAGCATGGTCCCGAAAGCTATGGCGTCATTGCACCTATGGATTTGGTTGTGAATGCGGCCATCTTTCATGACATTGCCCATATGCGAGTCGCTGGCGGCGCTGGACCGAGTGTTGCTGCCAGCAGCGGTGCTGAGGCCGAGAAGCCAGAGATCTATTATCCCAAACCAGTATTAGTTGAGGAGGACTCCAAGGAGTTGAGCGAGCAGCAGGCGGACATCGAGACCAAGCGTTTGGAGG CGGAAATTGGCTCGCTGGAAATCACCGATGATCAGGAGTCGCTTTGCTCCAGCACTGGTCGCGACGGCGACGCCTTTCCCAAGGCCTTTGAGCGTGAACGTGTCGAG GATACATCAACGGAAGCCAAAGATAGCGCTAAGACTGACGCTCACGATGAGGAGGATGAAAAGAAAACGCTCGGCCTGACAAACACACGCAGCACGCTTGAGGAGCGTCGCAAGAGTCTTTTGGATCATCACTGGGCCATTCCGAGCAAAGATCG CTATTATTTGTCTAATTCCCGAAGATCATCGGAAGACGAGGCCGATAACGAGTCCAACATCACCGTCGACAGCGGCGCACGTGTCCAGCAGGATGCAGTCCACTCGGCAACCAGTTCGCTTAGCGGTGGAGTTGCTGCCGCAATTGCTGGTGCTGCAGCCGCTACAGCAGCCTCTTCGGCATCGGCTGCAAGTGCAACTGGCGCTGTTGGCTTGCCGCCAGGCGTGTTGCCACCAGCTGGCATTGATTTGGAGCATCTGGAGCAGCTATCGAAGCAGTCGTGCTACGATTCGGGCATCGATATACGCGAGCCCATACCCACAATACAGCCGATACCAAAGAAAACCGTTTATAGTGACGCTGACATCGTGCTCAGCTCCGATTGGGTACCACCGAAGACCATTGTGCCGACGCACTTCAGCGAATCGCCGCCACGCAGCACAATACTGGGCCAGAGCTTGGATGCAGGCGGCACTCGCAAGAAGACCTCCAGCGTGAGCTTCAGCGTGGACGATGAGGCAGCTCAACAGGCGCAggcagctgccgcagcagccgctgcagctggTGACAAGCAGGCCGACAAGAAGAACAAG ATGCTAAAACGCCTCTCGTATCCATTGACCTGGGTGGAGGGACTCACAGGCGAGGGCGGTGCCCCGCCCAGCGCTGGCGGCAGCTTGAACAAGTCGGCGGACACTGATTCGGCGCCCAACACGGGCGATTCCAATCAAAGCGTATTTTCGAAAGTATTCTCAAG GCGTTCGTCAATTGGCACTTTTATACGTCCACATTCGTCGGAGGGTACGGCGTCCAGCACAAAGCTGAAGGAGTCCAAGCCACAGCCACCCAAGCTGGACTATCGCTCCATGGTCTCCATGGACGACAAGCCGGAATTGTTTATCAGTGTGGACA AGCTTATACCTCGTCCAGCACGCGCCTGTTCTGACCCACCTTTGTATTTCCGCCTGCGCATGGGCAAACCCATTGGCAAGGCCATTCCACAGGGCACCACAGTGATGTCCTATGGCAAAAACAAGCTGCGCGCCGAATATTGGTTCAGTGTGCCTAAGAATCG CGTTGATGAGCTCTATCGCTTCATTAACACCTGGGTGAAACACCTGTACGGTGAACTGGACGAAGAGCAAATCAAGGCGCGCGGCTTTGAGCTAATCCAAGAGGATACCGAGTGGACAAAGAGCGGCACCATTAAGTCAGGCTACAGTGGCAGCCAGGATGGCGAGGAAATCGGCGATCTCACCCGTGAATCCTGGGAG CTTCTAAAGGCGCCCTTCGCCAAGACCTACAAGATCATAAAAACGGCTTCGCATGCCGCATCGCATGATTTGGAATTGTTGGGCGGCGAG GTGCTGTCTATGAGCACAGATGAATATCGCAAGACCTCACTCTTTGCAACTGGTTCCTTTGAATTGGACTTCCCCATCCCAGATCTTATTGGCAAAACAGAGATACTCACAGAAGAGCATCG CGAAAAACTTTGCGCTCATTTGCCAGCTCGCGCTGAGGGCTACTCGTGGTCCCTGATCTTTAGCACATCGCAACATGGTTTCGCCCTGAATTCGTTGTATCGCAAGATGGCGCGACTGGAGAGTCCAGTTCTTATTGTCATAGAGGATACAGAGCACAAT GTATTTGGTGCTTTGACCTCATGCTCGCTGCATGTGTCAGATCATTTCTATGGCACCGGCGAATCCCTGCTTTACAAGTTTAATCCCAGCTTCAAGGTATTTCATTGGACTGGTGAAAATATGTACTTTATCAAAGGCAACATGGAGAGTCTGTCAATTGGCGCTGGCGA CGGTCGGTTCGGTCTCTGGCTGGACGGTGATCTGAATCAGGGCCGGTCACAGCATTGCAGCACATATGGCAATGAGCCGTTGGCGCCACAAGAAGACTTTGTTATCAAAACACTCGAATGCTGGGCATTTGTTTAA
- the LOC117576569 gene encoding nuclear receptor coactivator 7 isoform X28, which translates to MHTAVFWRNGDILEGLRPGSPKPGHIERVVGSNSFSNSQAEENADKSDDPVITQRFLKINVRHITDGQGVVGGVLLVTRNAVMFDPNVSDPLVIEHGPESYGVIAPMDLVVNAAIFHDIAHMRVAGGAGPSVAASSGAEAEKPEIYYPKPVLVEEDSKELSEQQADIETKRLEAEIGSLEITDDQESLCSSTGRDGDAFPKAFERERVEDTSTEAKDSAKTDAHDEEDEKKTLGLTNTRSTLEERRKSLLDHHWAIPSKDRSSEDEADNESNITVDSGARVQQDAVHSATSSLSGGVAAAIAGAAAATAASSASAASATGAVGLPPGVLPPAGIDLEHLEQLSKQSCYDSGIDIREPIPTIQPIPKKTVYSDADIVLSSDWVPPKTIVPTHFSESPPRSTILGQSLDAGGTRKKTSSVSFSVDDEAAQQAQAAAAAAAAAGDKQADKKNKMLKRLSYPLTWVEGLTGEGGAPPSAGGSLNKSADTDSAPNTGDSNQSVFSKVFSRRSSIGTFIRPHSSEGTASSTKLKESKPQPPKLDYRSMVSMDDKPELFISVDKLIPRPARACSDPPLYFRLRMGKPIGKAIPQGTTVMSYGKNKLRAEYWFSVPKNRVDELYRFINTWVKHLYGELDEEQIKARGFELIQEDTEWTKSGTIKSGYSGSQDGEEIGDLTRESWEVLSMSTDEYRKTSLFATGSFELDFPIPDLIGKTEILTEEHREKLCAHLPARAEGYSWSLIFSTSQHGFALNSLYRKMARLESPVLIVIEDTEHNVFGALTSCSLHVSDHFYGTGESLLYKFNPSFKVFHWTGENMYFIKGNMESLSIGAGDGRFGLWLDGDLNQGRSQHCSTYGNEPLAPQEDFVIKTLECWAFV; encoded by the exons ATGCACACCGCTGTCTTTTGGCGAAACGGAG ATATACTTGAGGGCCTGCGTCCCGGCTCCCCGAAGCCCGGACACATCGAGCGGGTCGtcggcagcaacagctttaGCAATAGCCAGGCTGAGGAGAATGCCGACAAGAGCGATGATCCTGTGATTACACAACGTTTTCTCAAGATCAATGTGCGACACATTACCGATGGCCAAGGTGTTGTTGGTGGCGTGTTGCTCGTCACACGCAATGCTGTCATGTTCGATCCGAATGTCAGTGATCCACTGGTGATCGAGCATGGTCCCGAAAGCTATGGCGTCATTGCACCTATGGATTTGGTTGTGAATGCGGCCATCTTTCATGACATTGCCCATATGCGAGTCGCTGGCGGCGCTGGACCGAGTGTTGCTGCCAGCAGCGGTGCTGAGGCCGAGAAGCCAGAGATCTATTATCCCAAACCAGTATTAGTTGAGGAGGACTCCAAGGAGTTGAGCGAGCAGCAGGCGGACATCGAGACCAAGCGTTTGGAGG CGGAAATTGGCTCGCTGGAAATCACCGATGATCAGGAGTCGCTTTGCTCCAGCACTGGTCGCGACGGCGACGCCTTTCCCAAGGCCTTTGAGCGTGAACGTGTCGAG GATACATCAACGGAAGCCAAAGATAGCGCTAAGACTGACGCTCACGATGAGGAGGATGAAAAGAAAACGCTCGGCCTGACAAACACACGCAGCACGCTTGAGGAGCGTCGCAAGAGTCTTTTGGATCATCACTGGGCCATTCCGAGCAAAGATCG ATCATCGGAAGACGAGGCCGATAACGAGTCCAACATCACCGTCGACAGCGGCGCACGTGTCCAGCAGGATGCAGTCCACTCGGCAACCAGTTCGCTTAGCGGTGGAGTTGCTGCCGCAATTGCTGGTGCTGCAGCCGCTACAGCAGCCTCTTCGGCATCGGCTGCAAGTGCAACTGGCGCTGTTGGCTTGCCGCCAGGCGTGTTGCCACCAGCTGGCATTGATTTGGAGCATCTGGAGCAGCTATCGAAGCAGTCGTGCTACGATTCGGGCATCGATATACGCGAGCCCATACCCACAATACAGCCGATACCAAAGAAAACCGTTTATAGTGACGCTGACATCGTGCTCAGCTCCGATTGGGTACCACCGAAGACCATTGTGCCGACGCACTTCAGCGAATCGCCGCCACGCAGCACAATACTGGGCCAGAGCTTGGATGCAGGCGGCACTCGCAAGAAGACCTCCAGCGTGAGCTTCAGCGTGGACGATGAGGCAGCTCAACAGGCGCAggcagctgccgcagcagccgctgcagctggTGACAAGCAGGCCGACAAGAAGAACAAG ATGCTAAAACGCCTCTCGTATCCATTGACCTGGGTGGAGGGACTCACAGGCGAGGGCGGTGCCCCGCCCAGCGCTGGCGGCAGCTTGAACAAGTCGGCGGACACTGATTCGGCGCCCAACACGGGCGATTCCAATCAAAGCGTATTTTCGAAAGTATTCTCAAG GCGTTCGTCAATTGGCACTTTTATACGTCCACATTCGTCGGAGGGTACGGCGTCCAGCACAAAGCTGAAGGAGTCCAAGCCACAGCCACCCAAGCTGGACTATCGCTCCATGGTCTCCATGGACGACAAGCCGGAATTGTTTATCAGTGTGGACA AGCTTATACCTCGTCCAGCACGCGCCTGTTCTGACCCACCTTTGTATTTCCGCCTGCGCATGGGCAAACCCATTGGCAAGGCCATTCCACAGGGCACCACAGTGATGTCCTATGGCAAAAACAAGCTGCGCGCCGAATATTGGTTCAGTGTGCCTAAGAATCG CGTTGATGAGCTCTATCGCTTCATTAACACCTGGGTGAAACACCTGTACGGTGAACTGGACGAAGAGCAAATCAAGGCGCGCGGCTTTGAGCTAATCCAAGAGGATACCGAGTGGACAAAGAGCGGCACCATTAAGTCAGGCTACAGTGGCAGCCAGGATGGCGAGGAAATCGGCGATCTCACCCGTGAATCCTGGGAG GTGCTGTCTATGAGCACAGATGAATATCGCAAGACCTCACTCTTTGCAACTGGTTCCTTTGAATTGGACTTCCCCATCCCAGATCTTATTGGCAAAACAGAGATACTCACAGAAGAGCATCG CGAAAAACTTTGCGCTCATTTGCCAGCTCGCGCTGAGGGCTACTCGTGGTCCCTGATCTTTAGCACATCGCAACATGGTTTCGCCCTGAATTCGTTGTATCGCAAGATGGCGCGACTGGAGAGTCCAGTTCTTATTGTCATAGAGGATACAGAGCACAAT GTATTTGGTGCTTTGACCTCATGCTCGCTGCATGTGTCAGATCATTTCTATGGCACCGGCGAATCCCTGCTTTACAAGTTTAATCCCAGCTTCAAGGTATTTCATTGGACTGGTGAAAATATGTACTTTATCAAAGGCAACATGGAGAGTCTGTCAATTGGCGCTGGCGA CGGTCGGTTCGGTCTCTGGCTGGACGGTGATCTGAATCAGGGCCGGTCACAGCATTGCAGCACATATGGCAATGAGCCGTTGGCGCCACAAGAAGACTTTGTTATCAAAACACTCGAATGCTGGGCATTTGTTTAA